tataccccccaccccagtccctgctcccctacccacccattcctactatttggccctgcccttcccctgtgctgggtcatataaagtttgcaagaccaaggggcttctcttcccaatgatggccgattaggtcatcttctgctacctatgcagctagaaaagagcttttcaaaaatcaagtttCTAGATTTGTATGTGAttataaaacaacaatatgaactaaccagtgcccccagagctcgtgtctctagctgcatagctagcagaagatggcctagttggaagagaggccccttggtcttgcaaactttatatgccccaatacaggggaatgtcagggccaagaagtgggagttggtgggtaggtgagcagggcagagggagggtacagggaactttcaggatagcatttgaaatgtaaataaagaaaatatctaataaaaaataaaaaaatagaaatgtgttttgaaaaatagacaatttttatctatttctttatattttggtaAAATCATCATTGCTTAAGTAGAACCAGTCTATGGCTaaacaataatatttttttcctaaacaataatatttttctgtgttctgCCCTACCTGTCATTATTCACTTATCCAAATTTCATACTTTCCATTTTGGGTTAATTCATCATATTTATACTACCTTTCAGGAATTATGCAGTTCATCCATAGTCTTCTGGGAATTGATAGATTCATATGTCTGAACTTGCTTTATTCTATTATAATAGTTTGGTTTACCATTTTAAACAGGATGTCAAATgtatcagaaaatattttaatagaatgtATATGCTGTCTATGCCCTTCTTATGTCTTTTTGTGTATTTCTAACTTAAATTACCTTAAATATTCTTCTTCAATATCATAGTAAATCTTTGTCTTAATTTTACAGGCAGTCATGTAATTTGGTAATTGATTACTGAAATTTTGGTTCTTTGCTTCACATAGCATTCCCTGAATTAGATTCTTGTCTACTTCATAACACACTGCTAATATATAGCTCTAACAGGCTTTTCCTTACTCTGTTAGCtttatattttactgaaaatCAGAAGTTGAGAGCTTAAAAATTCCATTCAAGTTATCGTGAATAAATTATTTGtaaatgctttttttattttttataagtttATAAATCAGTTTAAAATTAGTAATTCATGtgttatattcattttctataaTAAGAAGGTTAAAATACTCTGAAATATTCTGTTGTTTCATCAAAATTATGTACAGTATCTTGCAGAACTTCAAAAAGTACTTAAGAAATACACCCAAGAATTAAGTTGGAAAATCACACTGACAGCATGATCTCCAAATAGAATGCTCCACAAACATCCTGTAGATTGATATAAACACAAGAAAGAATGGAGACTATAGTATCATTCATTGTGGCCAAGATAAAGAAAcgagaattcccaagatacattttgcaaaacacaggaaaaccaagaaggatgaccattgtgtggatacttcattcctccttagaataaggaacaaaatacccatgaaaggatataggtacagagacaaaatttagagctaagatgaaaggatggactatccagagactaccccatccgggaatccatcccatcatcagccaccaaacccagatactaatgcacatgccagcaagattctgttgaagggaccctgatatagcggcctcttgtgaggctatgccagtgcctggcaaacacagaagtggatgctcacagtcagctattggatggaacagaggatccccaatggaggagctagagaaagtacccaaggagttgtagggggctgcaaccctgtaggtggaacaacaatacgaactaaccagtaacccctgagctcgagtctctagctgcatatgtagcagaagatggcctaatcggccatcattgggaagagaggccccttggtcttgtaaactttatatgacccagcacaggggaaggccagggccaagtagtgggagtgggtaggtaggggagcagggacaggggtgggggtggggtatagggaactttcaggatagcatttgaaatgtaaataaagaaaataataataaataaatttaaaaaaagaactcactAATAAGGAATTATTTTAAGTGCATATCACAACAGAATTTTCCAACAAACATGTACTATTCTGGTTGACAATCTTTTGCATTGTTATTTTACTATGAGGAGTCATTAAGTCTAACTTCTGATAGCAGAAAGGAAAGCCAATAACAGGGAAtggaaaaaagtaaaaggaagaagaaagtggagaGGGGAGTTagataaaggaaggagaaaagaaaaaccaatggGGAAAGGAGGAATAGTGAGGGGCATGGGGGTAAAGAAGGGAGACTGAGTGTTCTATGTGTTTGAAGAAGCCAAGTagcacaaagaagaaaggaagaggacagagggTGTTTGAGGAGAGAAATGTAAGCTTAAGTCCCATAAGCTTTAAAGAGTTAAAGAGcattttagcaaaataaaaacGTATGAAGGgtctcataaaacaaatactCAGGCAATACtttagaaatttgtttttctgttttgaagttTGTGATATTAAGAAGAGACCATGGATGtttctcttgaaaaaaatgtattaaccTTGTATTAAAATGTAAACTTTCAGTACACTTAATGTGAATTTTGTGATTACCACTATTGGTAATGGTAAAGACAAATTCAATAATGACAGTACCATTATTCCAATATTGCTATGAAGCCTCTCTTTGCAAACAATATATAGAGTGTTGACCTctttatatacaaaaaaaagactgattttggaaaaacataattaaaatgtatgcacaaaaaaaaaaagaaatgagaattcgaagcaaaaaatgaaaatagttatcTAGAGGAAGGAACTGATTTAGGAATTATTAGaaagcaaatatataaaaatgcataGCAACAATTTAGAAAAAGTCTGGTCCTGATATAAAATAAAGGTTGTTTCACTTAAAATTAACACCCCTCAGTACACATTCTGATGAAAGAAAATTTATGTTGATAAAATATGGAAAGGCACATAGCTGATAGATGTCAGGAAGCCACAGGtagaaacatagaaataaaacaatgattGAGAACATGAAATTTTGCAGTAATGCCAAGAAAACTAAGATTAATGTGACTATTGTACAGGATATTaagatttataattattttctctaaaataatccaaagaaaaggaaatatcacAGTAGAATGAATAAAGTTGGTCAAGGCCTTACaaaggaggagttggagagaaagGAATATTAGTGCATAGAATTCCAGAGCCTtccttatttatgtgtttgtttacttgctttgCATTTTGACACAAGATCCCCTGAAGCCAATTCTTATCTCAATCTCACCATCGGTCTCTCAATTACATTGAATTGGTGATCATCTTTTGTTGCCCACACCCAAGTGCTACCACACCTAgcatctagatttttttaaagcaataatagaaaaagaactcACTATGTTAGcagtttaaggaaaataaaaaatgaatatacttTAGTCAATTGATTATATGCCCAAGAAAGAACCATAGCATATGATTAAAGGGATTGCCCTTGAAGAACACAGTGTGATAATTAGGAACATGGGTTACTATATCCTTTAGTTATGAATGCAAGTCCTAACTCTGACACTTCGTCCTTTTAAAATTCACTGCCTCCATGCATAAAATGGATCTAACAAAAATAGCTCTGGGAATTGTGTCAAATTTAAGTAAGATAGTGTACTGAACATAGAGCCCTTCGCAGAATAGTTCTTTAATAAAAGTCATGTGTAAGCATTATATGTATAAGCATTGATTATCATATTTTACTTCTATATGAATATTCTGTCTTATAAGAAAGGAATCACTCAACACCTGTATTattcagaataaatatttaaatgttgtgAATGACTTCAATCTGTATATCTGACCTTCACTtgtgcaaacaaaaacaaaacacataccaGGTACACGGGATGAAATGTTCAGTTTGTCAAGAAAATCATGATGGCCACGAAGAAGTAAGAAATACAGCTAGGAGTAATTTGCAAGTTACTGCAAAAGCATTAATGTGAAAATAGCATTTTAACATAGTTGTGACTTGAGTGCAAAGACTCATAGGGACAGAGCCAGGAGAAACAAAGGCATCTTTGAAAGTCAgagcaaagccaaacaaaacaaacaaacaatcaaacaaacaaaaaacccaaaccaaaaaccaaaaacaagaaaagtagcCCATTGCATCCATTTAGTATCTAGCAACTTCcttgtctttatatatttaataatatactaTCATTATGTGAAACCATTTTGTATCCCAGGAGCCTTGAACCCATGATTCTTCAGCTTCAGCAATAAACACTGGAACTGAAGAAATATGCTGCCTTCAATCTCTTCTAGTTTCCATCTCTTCTCTCACGATCCCCTGATCACtattcttcctttccctgctGTTATTCCTGTATTTCTGACTCTGATACAGACAATAAACAAAACAGGGAGTTATAATTAATGGATATACATTATGCTATCTCTGATGACAACTTTATCATTTTCTATCAACAGGTCCATTGAAATTGTCTCCTCTGTTCCAGTCAATggatcaaataaataaaactgtagtTTTTGAATTTGTATTGTTGGGACTCTCCAGTTCTTGGAAAAGTACAATTTTCCTCATGTCCACCTTCTCTTTGCTCTATGTAAGCATCATCGTGGGAAatcttttcattgtctttttgGTAATTACTGACTCCCATTTACAGTCTcctatgtattttcttttggcCAATCTGTCCCTCATTGATGTTGGACTTTCCTCTACCACAGTGCCCAAGATGATGTcagatcttctgaaagagcaCAAAGTAATTTCTTTCCACAGTTGCATGACTCAGATCTGCTCCATCCACATTATGGGAGGAGTGGAGATGGTGCTGCTCATAGCCATGGCGTTTGACAGGTACACGGCCATCTGTAAGCCTCTGCGCTACTTGAGCATCATGAGCCCTAGAATATGCATTTCATTTGTAATTGCTGGCTGGGTCACTGGAGTGGTCCATGCCCTGTCACAGTTCTCTTTTGTTGTGAACCTGCCTTTTTGTGGTCCTAACAGAGTGGACAGCTTTTACTGTGACTTCCCTCGAATCATACAACTCGCGTGCACGGATGGAGACAAGCTTGAGTTTGTTGTTGCTGCCAACAGTGGCTTCATGAGCATGATGACCTTTTTCTTGCTTCTCCTCTCCTATGTCTTCATTTTGGTCACAGTCTGGCAAAGGTCTTCAGGGGACTTGTCAAAGGCGCTTGTCACTCTGTCAGCTCACATCACTGTGGTTGTTCTATTTTTTACTCCATGCATGTTTCTCTATGTGTGGCCTTTCCCCACATCATCGATCGACAAATACCTGTTCATTGTTGACTTTGCTGTCACCCCTGCTCTTAATCCTGTCATCTATACTTTAAGGAACAAAGATATGAAGGAAGCCATAAAAAAGCTGAGCAAGCAGAGATGTTACATCAGAATTTTATGACCAAATCTGTCATTAGAGTTTGTTTATGACTACAGAAACCTGTATTTTCCTGACTGTTTGACATCTTCAGTTAACATGTTTTACAGGCCAGACTCAGCATTAAATGTACCTCActgaacaaatatatattatttttgcaaACTACTTACTAACAGATTTTACAACTGTGGGAAAAGGAAACTTATCACCGTGTGAGTGAGATATTGTAAAAAGATAGTGGCTCTGTTAAGgaataatattttatactttagatTATAATCATTTtgacaaaagaaataatataatggcattccttctgtttcccacgtgcttcacaaaataaaaacctatttatttattctgccaAATGTCACATGCAATCATTAAATATACAGAAACAGTAGCTCTATTTAGTATACCTAAAAActcctgaaaacaaaaataagacacaATCTGATTACAGACTTTTTGTTTGGAAACTGATAGTTAGTGGAATAAAGAAGTGAGAGAAAAGAGAACGAAAAAGTGAAGTATAATGGTAATATACATAACTAGGTTCCAAGCATAAGGAAGACAAGAAAAGGGAACACTACTATTAATGAATAAACATTATGGAGATTACTCAAAGATTTTTAAACAAGATGACCAAATCTTGATTCAGAAACtctgttatttgtgtgtgtaatcaaaatatcaaataggtatctatacacacatatttattgcATTTCTActcacaatagctaagaaattGATACTACCTAAGAATCCAtcaaataatgaatgaatatacCAAATGTGATCACATGCAAATGTAATATTATTAAGTCATAAAAGTAAGGACAAATTCTCATTCACATAAAAGTAGATACAACTGGAAATATGTAGAATAAACCAGCTTTGGTAAAACAAGTTCCATGTGATTTAATGCATGtatgaaacttttattttcttattattccttaatcttttttaaaaataaattttatttagttactttttgggtaatttcatacatgaataatATACTTACATCATTTCCTTGACCTtccctcttccacctcttctcatttccccctcctccacttttccctccctccatcttttacTCTGCCCAAGTCtatggatttgtttttattatctaattattatatatacacacaaaaatacacacatgcacaaataaaatacacacacacacacacacacatacacgcacacacacacacacacacacacaagctaattGAGTTTGTTTAATGTCCCtcctgtatttgtgtgtttagAATTTAAGGCATGGAACTGGAAATTCTATTCAGGGACTTATCTCTGGAGGACATTGATTCTCCATCCCTAAGCAGATATTGATTGATGAAAGTTCTACATCCAGGGATGGGACCTTGTGAATTTTTCCTCATCAATGTCTAAAGTTAGGCTTAATTAATTTACCAAATTTAGAGAATTATGCAATACATATCATAACCTAATTTGTTAGTGTTTAGACTATCAAAAAACAGTGACACATCtatgttcctttttttctatctcattgtatttttttattttaattaatttattttttacactccatattttattctcctcccccatctaccctctacctgttccacatcccatacctcctccccaacccatgtctccacatggatgccccatccccccacccacctgacctctaaattccctggggcctccagtctcttgagggttagttacatcatctctgaataaatacagacccggaagtcctctactgtatgtgtgttggggacctcagatcagctggtgtatgctacctgtttggaagttcagtgtttgagatatctcgggaatccagattaattgagactgctggtcctcattCAGACTCCCTCTATTCCTCAGCTTTTTtcatccttccctaattcaacaacatgggtCAGCTACTTTCatcctttcctaattcaacaacagggatcagctacttctgttcattggttggttgtaactatctgcatctgactctttcagctgcttgttggatctttctgagggcagtcatgataggtccctttgtGTGAGCGCtcaatagcctcagtaatagtgccaggccttgggacctccccttgatctggatcccactttgggcctgttcctggaccttcttttccttaggttcctctccatttccttccctgtaattctttcagacaggaacaattatgggtcagagttgtgactgtgggatggcaaccccatccctcacttgatgtcccaTCTTCCTGCTGGNggtgggctctataagttccttttccctactgtcaggcatttcatctactgagtatttattaaaattgttgtacttcatttaataattaaacacattggacatttaaaatgtttgtaagtACAAATATGTGGCTGGTCAGTGAGGCTTCAGATGTGTCTAAAATAATCCAGACAATTGCCTTTGCCCTTGTTTGTCTACCAAATCCAtgttgattaaaaagaaaaaaaaattttattttcaggagacagagaaatcaaTCTCAAATTGACTGGGGGTGTTTCTATCATTGTATAGGATTCATGGTACTAAAAGTTGCTCAGGGCACTGGCAGGAAAAAGACTTCAAAGGCCTTATCAAACTCTAGACCAGTTATGGTAAAATAGAATTCTATCTGGCAAGATGTGTCCACTGCTATACTATGACAGTTATCTAATGGAGAAACCAGCAATTTTTGATGCCCTTTCGAAAGGATAGAATTTATGCCTAGTGCTGTAAAGTTGGTTAAAACTCAAAAACTATTCACACAGATTACTGTTGttagtttttacatttattttattttattcatttggaatTGTCTTTTTTTGTTATAAACAGATCATagtttatttctgtaattttcttgATACAAATTATAAATGTTCTTTGTCCTAAAGAATATCTTTGTAgagtattatctttaaaaaaaaacgaaacagattttattcccctcctggtctaccctctgacttttctacatcttattcctcttccctgcccctctgtctccatgaggatgtccccaccccctacccccattccaccagacctctaaattccctggggcctccagtctcttgagggttaggtcctgcagttcttttaaacaggaaaaaatcTGGATCAGAGTTTTTGAGTGTGGGATGGCACTTTTAAAAGTTGATCTCTTCTAAATGATGCCAGATATATCACATCCAAGCATGACAGAAAGGAAACC
The DNA window shown above is from Mus pahari chromosome 3, PAHARI_EIJ_v1.1, whole genome shotgun sequence and carries:
- the LOC110318910 gene encoding olfactory receptor 4F21-like isoform X2; amino-acid sequence: MDQINKTVVFEFVLLGLSSSWKSTIFLMSTFSLLYVSIIVGNLFIVFLVITDSHLQSPMYFLLANLSLIDVGLSSTTVPKMMSDLLKEHKVISFHSCMTQICSIHIMGGVEMVLLIAMAFDRYTAICKPLRYLSIMSPRICISFVIAGWVTGVVHALSQFSFVVNLPFCGPNRVDSFYCDFPRIIQLACTDGDKLEFVVAANSGFMSMMTFFLLLLSYVFILVTVWQRSSGDLSKALVTLSAHITVVVLFFTPCMFLYVWPFPTSSIDKYLFIVDFAVTPALNPVIYTLRNKDMKEAIKKLIC
- the LOC110318910 gene encoding olfactory receptor 4F21-like isoform X1; protein product: MDQINKTVVFEFVLLGLSSSWKSTIFLMSTFSLLYVSIIVGNLFIVFLVITDSHLQSPMYFLLANLSLIDVGLSSTTVPKMMSDLLKEHKVISFHSCMTQICSIHIMGGVEMVLLIAMAFDRYTAICKPLRYLSIMSPRICISFVIAGWVTGVVHALSQFSFVVNLPFCGPNRVDSFYCDFPRIIQLACTDGDKLEFVVAANSGFMSMMTFFLLLLSYVFILVTVWQRSSGDLSKALVTLSAHITVVVLFFTPCMFLYVWPFPTSSIDKYLFIVDFAVTPALNPVIYTLRNKDMKEAIKKLSKQRCYIRIL